The sequence GTTGCGACCGACGCGCACAGCATAGGTGATCTGAAAAACATGAAATACGGTGTGTACCAGGCGCGGCGCGGCTGGCTTGAACCCAAAAATGTAGTGAACACCCTCGGAGTTGATGAGCTGCTGGAACACTTTGGCAAGAACGGATGAACGAATAAACAATAAACGGGTACCGGAGCTGAATTATGGGCAAGGAGAATAAGGATGTGGATCTGACACCCGATGTGAATATCGAGGGGATATCATCCGCGGATGAGGCCGATCAGAGTATTCAAAAGCTTCGGGAAGCCATCCGGTATCATAACTACCGCTACTACGTGAAAGATGATCCGGTCATCTCCGATTCCGAATACGATACGCTCATGGAGCAGCTCGAGAAGCTGGAAGAGGAGTATCCGGACCTGAAAACGGATGACTCTCCCACCCGTCAGGTGGGCGGTGAGCCGAAAGATGAACTGGGTCTTGTGGATCACCCCGAACCGATGCTGAGCCTGAAGTCGGTGAAAGAGTCAGAGGAGGTGAAAAAATTTGACGACACCTGCAGGAGTGAACTGGATAAAGATTCGCAGGTTTACACGTGCGAACCCAAGTATGACGGCCTGGCCGTTGAACTTATATATGAAGGCGGAAAACTGACAACGGGCAGCACACGCGGCGATGGTCAGACCGGGGAGGATGTAACCGGCAACATAAAAACAATCAGTGAGGTGCCCCTGCGGCTGATGGAGGAGCCGGACCGGGAAGTTCCGGATAACCTGGTGGTGCGGGGAGAGGTGTTTATTTCGAAAAAGGATTTTGCGGATATGAACAGGCGGCGAAGGGAAGAGGACAAAAAACCCTTTGCCAACCCCAGAAACGCAGCGGCGGGATCTCTTCGCCAGCTCGATCCCAATGTTACTGCAGAGCGCCCCCTTCGATTTTATGCCTACCAGATCGCAGGTGCTGAAGATCATGGGTTTGAATCGCAGCGGGAAGTGCTTCAAGCCCTGCCCGGATGGGGATTGAAAGTAAACGGCGAGTTGAACAAAACATTCGGTACTATCGATGAGGTAATTGACTATTACGGTGAGCTGGAAGAGCGGCGCGAAGACCTTGAATATGAAATAGACGGAATGGTTTGCAAGGTGGATGATATTGACGGTCAGGCTGCGCTTGGAGAGCGCTCCAGGAATCCGCGCTGGGCAATTGCCTGGAAATTTCCGCCCAAAAGGGAATCATCCGTAGTTGAAAAAATTGAGGTGCAGGTTGGAAGGACCGGCAAGCTGACGCCGGTAGCCCATCTTGAACCGGTGAACATAGGCGGGGTAGAGGTGAGCAGGGCATCTCTTCACAACCAGCACGAAATAGACGAGAAAGATATTCGGATAGGGGATAAGGTTATTGTGGAAAGGGCGGGCGATGTTATACCCCAGGTGGTAAAACCGATCAAAGAGAGCCGCGACGGATCGGAGAAAGAATTCACCATGCCGGATAGATGCCCTGTATGCGGTTCGGACGTTGTGATGAGCGGGGATAAAAAACAAACCCACTGCCCCAATATAGATTGCAAGGCACAGGTTCAGAGGCGCATAGAGCATTTCGTGTCAAAGGACGCTATGGATATTGAAGGCCTCGGCGGAAAGCGGATCAAACAACTGATGGATCAGGGGCTGATTGAAAAGACGGCAGACCTCTACAGCCTGAAAAAAGAGAAGTTGGCTGAACTGGATGATTATGCAGAGAAGTCAGCCCGGAATTTGATGGATGAGATCGAAAAGAGCAAAAGCGTGAAACTGGATGCATTTCTCTATGCTTTAGGCATTCCGCATGTTGGAAACCACATGGCACGAGTGCTTTGTGAGCACTTCGACACCCTGGATGATCTGAAAGAGGCGGATGAATCAAGGCTCAGAGAGATCGATGAGATCGGACCCGAAGTTTCAAAGGCCGTAACCACGTTCTTTGGGGAGAAGAAAAACCTGGAAACGATCGACGACATTCTGAGCGCAGGAGTGCAACCTGAAAATCCATACGGCGGAAAGCAGAAACAGGTACTGGACGGATTGAAATTTGTGTTCACGGGAGAACTTGAAAACTGGACCCGGGATGAGGTGAAAGAGATGGTGGAGCGCCTCGGGGGACGGGCTGTTTCAAGCGTAAGCGGCGAAACGGACTATGTTGTTAAAGGGCCCGGGGCCGGTTCAAAACTGGATGATGCAGGGGAAATGGATGTTCCCGTAATTGATGAGGATGAATTCAGGGACCTGATTGATAAAAAGAGAGAATCGGGTTAAAAAAGTTGGAACAGGTTTACATTAAGGTAAACATAACGTGAGTTTGATATCAGGAAATGAAACGTGATTTATTCAATCCCACGCCCAGCAGGGTAACAGGCGGAGGCACATCATTTGAAATGAATGGGTAGTGGATTCTGTTGTATAAATGAGGTTAATTACTCATCCTAAAATTTGGGAGATATCATGCAAATCAAAGACTACTACGTTCCGGTTATTCATTCATTTGATTTTATCGATAGTGAAGAGGAAACCAGAGAATCGATCAAAACGGTACTGGGTGTATTGGCTACTTCAGTTTCTGAGGAAATGGTAAGAGATTTTTCGGCCCAGCTGCCCGACTGGCTCGATTATGATGCTCTCCGGGGTGAAAACAGGAATACGATCTCCAGGATACCGGCGGATTGCAAGGAGGTATTGAAGGAGGAGTACGGATTCGACGACACGGATGCGGAAGCCCTTATGTACAAGGTTGTCGCGATCACTGTTCAGAACAGTACGGGGAACCTGGGTGATCTCATTCTGGAGCTGCCGGATGAATGGGAGGAAGTGTTCAATCAGTCGCCCAAACGCGAAAACGTTGAAGATGAACCGGTAATCTGAACGAACATCAGCAGGAGCCGGATGAACAGAGATCCGGAGTGCCCATAATTCTGAGACAAAACTGGATGGGAAATCTCGCAGACACGTAAAATTGGCGGGGTGTGATGAGCAAAAAAAGGATGACCTATGTTTGGAGGTGCACTTCCCGTTGGTATGACGGAGGACCCCTAGCACCATGAAAGAGGCATCCGGTACACGCTCATTCCGGGGCCGCATGAAGAGCATTTGACTGCAAACAGTGTATAAGAAAAGATAAAAGAGAAAGGAGTAAACAGCTATGAAAACATTTCAATTTAATAACGGTGATGAGTTGCCTGCGATCGGCCTTGGAACCTGGAAATCGGAAAAAGATGCGGTTGGCAGAGCGGTGAAAGAAGCACTTGCAGCCGGATATCGCCACATTGATTGTGCGGCTGACTATGACAATGAAGAGTATGTGGGCAAGGCGCTTTCTGAATTCTTTTCAGACGGGGAGATTGCGAGAAAGGATGTATGGGTTACATCCAAACTCTGGAATAACGCCCATAAGGAAGAAGATGTAATTCCTGCCCTGAAACAGACGCTGCAGGATCTTCAGCTGGACTATCTGGACCTGTATCTGATTCACTGGCCGGTTGCGTTCAAGCCGGATGTAAGATACCCGGAAGATGACGGCGATTTTCTTTCTCTCGACGAAGTGCCATTGATCGAAACGTGGTCTGCCATGCTGAAAGCAAAAGAGCAGGGGCTGATCCGGCATGCGGGAGTTTCAAATTTCAGCATCAAAAAGTTGAAGAACCTAGCTTCTCAGACGGATGACACTCCTGAAATGAACCAGGTTGAACTCCATCCCTACCTGCAGCAGCAGGAACTGGTGGATTATTGCCATGAAAACAACATCCACGTAACCGCGTATTCGCCGCTGGGAAGCAGTGACAGGCCGGATGCCCTGAAAAGGGATGACGAACCGAGCCTGTTAAACAATGATACTATCGAAGAGATTGCGGCGAAACATAATGCAACGCCCGCTCAGGTGCTTATAAGATGGTCGGTTGAGCGGGATACAGCGGTGATTCCGAAGTCGGAAAATCCGGGCCGAATCAGGGAGAACATCAAAAGCATCGAGCTGGATCTGGACGAAGGGGATATGAATAAGATCAGTGATCTGGACAGGCATTTCCGATATGTACACGGCAAGTTTTTTGAAATCGGGGATAACTCGTACGAC comes from Rhodohalobacter mucosus and encodes:
- a CDS encoding aldo/keto reductase, producing the protein MKTFQFNNGDELPAIGLGTWKSEKDAVGRAVKEALAAGYRHIDCAADYDNEEYVGKALSEFFSDGEIARKDVWVTSKLWNNAHKEEDVIPALKQTLQDLQLDYLDLYLIHWPVAFKPDVRYPEDDGDFLSLDEVPLIETWSAMLKAKEQGLIRHAGVSNFSIKKLKNLASQTDDTPEMNQVELHPYLQQQELVDYCHENNIHVTAYSPLGSSDRPDALKRDDEPSLLNNDTIEEIAAKHNATPAQVLIRWSVERDTAVIPKSENPGRIRENIKSIELDLDEGDMNKISDLDRHFRYVHGKFFEIGDNSYDNIFDD
- the ligA gene encoding NAD-dependent DNA ligase LigA, giving the protein MGKENKDVDLTPDVNIEGISSADEADQSIQKLREAIRYHNYRYYVKDDPVISDSEYDTLMEQLEKLEEEYPDLKTDDSPTRQVGGEPKDELGLVDHPEPMLSLKSVKESEEVKKFDDTCRSELDKDSQVYTCEPKYDGLAVELIYEGGKLTTGSTRGDGQTGEDVTGNIKTISEVPLRLMEEPDREVPDNLVVRGEVFISKKDFADMNRRRREEDKKPFANPRNAAAGSLRQLDPNVTAERPLRFYAYQIAGAEDHGFESQREVLQALPGWGLKVNGELNKTFGTIDEVIDYYGELEERREDLEYEIDGMVCKVDDIDGQAALGERSRNPRWAIAWKFPPKRESSVVEKIEVQVGRTGKLTPVAHLEPVNIGGVEVSRASLHNQHEIDEKDIRIGDKVIVERAGDVIPQVVKPIKESRDGSEKEFTMPDRCPVCGSDVVMSGDKKQTHCPNIDCKAQVQRRIEHFVSKDAMDIEGLGGKRIKQLMDQGLIEKTADLYSLKKEKLAELDDYAEKSARNLMDEIEKSKSVKLDAFLYALGIPHVGNHMARVLCEHFDTLDDLKEADESRLREIDEIGPEVSKAVTTFFGEKKNLETIDDILSAGVQPENPYGGKQKQVLDGLKFVFTGELENWTRDEVKEMVERLGGRAVSSVSGETDYVVKGPGAGSKLDDAGEMDVPVIDEDEFRDLIDKKRESG
- a CDS encoding DUF2267 domain-containing protein — its product is MQIKDYYVPVIHSFDFIDSEEETRESIKTVLGVLATSVSEEMVRDFSAQLPDWLDYDALRGENRNTISRIPADCKEVLKEEYGFDDTDAEALMYKVVAITVQNSTGNLGDLILELPDEWEEVFNQSPKRENVEDEPVI